A single window of Brevundimonas naejangsanensis DNA harbors:
- a CDS encoding efflux RND transporter periplasmic adaptor subunit, which yields MFKRHFFIIGAACLLGLMIVAAVLKIAFSDGGAGDRKGPRGPGAGRGQVVAEVVAQRREFADQIRVLGVARGRRSVNITSNTTQLVTQVMFSDGQAVAAGTPLVELQAREEDADLIRTRAQLENAQREYDRYRILAERGVAPRVMAETAETALKTAQAAVAAAEARRGDRILRAPFAGVLGLTSVTPGTLISPGSVITTLDDISGVRVDFPLPERYLGVLPVGAPLTATTDAFPGEEFNGRIALLDTRVNEQTRAIIARAEFTNPGNRIRPGMMMRVAVQQGRRQSLAVPEAAVQYEGQGAFVYRIARGEKGSTAQRVEVQTGAVEGGYVEIVSGLANNDHIVASGLNRIQPGAPVTVEGEAAQGRAPSKGGARATQAARP from the coding sequence GTGTTCAAACGCCATTTTTTCATTATCGGCGCGGCCTGTCTGTTGGGGCTGATGATCGTCGCGGCGGTCTTGAAGATCGCCTTCAGCGACGGCGGCGCAGGCGATCGCAAGGGTCCGCGCGGGCCGGGCGCCGGGCGCGGCCAGGTGGTCGCCGAGGTCGTGGCCCAACGTCGTGAGTTTGCGGACCAGATTCGCGTTCTGGGCGTGGCGCGGGGGCGTCGCTCGGTCAACATCACCTCCAACACCACCCAGTTGGTGACCCAGGTCATGTTCTCTGATGGGCAGGCCGTGGCGGCGGGCACGCCCCTGGTCGAGTTGCAGGCGCGTGAGGAAGACGCAGACCTGATCCGCACCCGGGCCCAGCTGGAGAACGCCCAGCGCGAGTACGACCGCTACCGCATTCTTGCCGAGCGCGGCGTAGCGCCGCGCGTCATGGCCGAGACGGCGGAAACGGCTCTGAAGACGGCGCAGGCCGCCGTGGCGGCGGCGGAAGCCCGTCGCGGCGACCGGATCCTGCGCGCGCCTTTCGCCGGCGTGCTGGGGCTGACCTCGGTGACGCCGGGGACCCTGATCTCGCCGGGTTCGGTCATCACCACTCTGGACGACATCAGCGGCGTGCGCGTCGATTTCCCGCTGCCGGAGCGCTATCTGGGCGTGCTGCCGGTGGGTGCGCCGCTGACGGCGACGACGGACGCCTTCCCTGGCGAAGAGTTCAACGGGCGCATCGCCTTGTTGGACACGCGCGTCAACGAACAGACCCGCGCGATCATCGCCCGCGCTGAATTCACCAATCCTGGCAATCGCATCCGCCCCGGCATGATGATGCGCGTCGCCGTTCAGCAGGGCCGCCGCCAGAGCCTGGCCGTGCCTGAGGCCGCCGTTCAGTATGAGGGGCAGGGCGCCTTCGTCTATCGCATCGCGCGCGGCGAAAAGGGCTCTACCGCCCAGCGGGTCGAGGTCCAGACGGGCGCCGTCGAGGGCGGCTATGTCGAGATTGTTTCGGGGCTGGCCAACAACGACCACATCGTCGCCTCGGGCCTGAACCGCATTCAGCCCGGCGCTCCTGTCACCGTCGAGGGTGAAGCCGCTCAAGGGCGTGCTCCGAGCAAGGGCGGCGCCCGCGCGACGCAGGCGGCCCGCCCATGA
- a CDS encoding efflux RND transporter permease subunit, with product MLSDVSVRRPVFAAVAAIVLCVIGLAAFFFLPVRELPDVDPPIVSVSTGYAGASAEVIESRITEPIEQQIAGIQGVQRINSTSRDGRSNVNIEFSLDRNIDDAANDVRDRISRVLGRLPDQADPPEVAKADSDSQPILIMFLRSTTMDRLELTDYARRYLVDRFATVPGVAQVNIFGEQRYAMRIWLDAGAMAARGLTVTDVETALNNQNVELPAGSLESAQKDYTVRVARNYADPADFAQLPIGTRGSASTATGAQASGTLGAASAAMTNGVTGALIGNAAYVTRLGDIARIEEAPAEARRLFRGNGIDQIGLAITRQAQSNDLQISEGVRKLMEEVGPSLPPGTTLEIGSDNSVFTSHAIDEVWVTIGISMALVALVNFIFLGSLRAAIIPSVVAPICLLATFIVLAPLGFSLNLLTLLALVLAIGLVVDDAIVVVENIQRRLDGGEPPLVAAERGARQVFFAVVATTVVLLSVFAPLLFLPGYVGRLFVELAAAIAAAVAFSAFLALSLSPMLASKILKPAQTGGWVARRVDAGMEALKRSYAASLDALLGRRVAVGGVAALIVLVAAGATGIFLHLPNELVPNEDRGRVTVRIAGPEGTGFDYTREIMLGLEPLLAEYRENGEAANYMISSPGFGGSGFSSGSAVLNLADWSERDRSADEIAQELNGKLRNQTGAQVNASTPGAFQRGGGNSNSIDMIVTGSEYSAIYNWLQPILAAAQDNPGFSRPRLNYEPNAPRLLVDVDPQKAAALGVSSQQIGRTLETMFGSRRATTYIKGGQEYDVILQTDRDSRREVSDLEALYVSTGTAQLVPLSAVVTTKTSGDTPDRRRLDRQRAITLQADLNPGTTIDDAVQFLMAEAAKQPQGVTNIRWGGAARDQQEAGSAVGWAFALALLLVFLVLAAQFESWITPAVIMLTVPLAAAGGLFGLLMAGSSLNIYSQIGLIILIGVAAKNGILIVEFANQLRDQGRSIREAIIESSSLRLRPIIMTSIATAFGALPLVLWQGAGAGSRQTIGVVIFTGAMFATVLTLFVVPVIYGVLARFTKSPEYTARKIEEWEAQEKRQGVQPDMSPAE from the coding sequence ATGCTGTCCGATGTTTCGGTTCGGCGCCCCGTCTTTGCGGCGGTGGCGGCGATCGTCCTGTGCGTCATCGGCCTGGCGGCCTTCTTCTTCCTGCCGGTGCGCGAACTGCCGGACGTGGACCCGCCGATCGTTTCGGTCAGCACCGGCTACGCCGGGGCCTCCGCCGAGGTGATCGAAAGTCGGATCACCGAGCCGATCGAGCAGCAGATCGCCGGGATCCAAGGCGTCCAGCGTATCAACTCGACCAGTCGCGACGGCCGGTCCAACGTCAACATCGAGTTTTCGCTGGATCGCAACATCGACGATGCGGCCAACGACGTGCGCGACCGCATCTCGCGCGTGCTGGGCCGTCTGCCGGACCAGGCGGATCCGCCCGAGGTGGCCAAGGCCGACTCCGACAGCCAGCCCATCCTGATCATGTTCCTGCGCTCCACGACGATGGATCGTCTGGAGCTGACCGATTACGCCCGCCGCTATCTGGTTGACCGCTTCGCCACCGTGCCGGGCGTGGCCCAGGTCAATATCTTCGGCGAGCAGCGCTACGCCATGCGCATCTGGCTGGACGCCGGGGCGATGGCCGCGCGCGGCCTGACCGTCACCGACGTCGAGACCGCCCTCAACAACCAGAACGTCGAACTGCCCGCCGGCTCGCTGGAGTCGGCGCAGAAGGACTATACCGTCCGCGTGGCGCGCAACTACGCCGACCCGGCGGATTTCGCTCAACTGCCGATCGGCACGCGCGGCTCTGCCTCGACCGCCACCGGCGCGCAGGCGTCCGGTACGCTGGGCGCGGCGTCGGCGGCCATGACCAATGGCGTCACCGGCGCCCTGATCGGCAACGCCGCCTATGTCACCCGGCTGGGCGACATCGCCCGTATCGAGGAAGCGCCCGCCGAAGCGCGCCGCCTGTTCCGCGGCAACGGCATCGACCAGATCGGCCTGGCCATCACCCGTCAGGCCCAGTCCAACGACCTGCAGATTTCTGAAGGCGTGCGTAAGCTGATGGAGGAGGTGGGCCCCAGCCTGCCGCCGGGCACGACGCTGGAGATCGGTTCGGACAACTCGGTCTTCACCTCCCACGCCATCGACGAGGTGTGGGTGACGATCGGCATCTCCATGGCCCTGGTGGCTCTGGTCAACTTCATCTTCCTGGGCAGCCTGCGCGCCGCGATCATTCCGTCGGTCGTAGCGCCCATCTGCCTGCTGGCGACCTTCATCGTCCTGGCGCCGCTGGGCTTCTCGCTGAACCTGCTGACCCTGTTGGCTCTGGTGCTGGCGATCGGCCTGGTCGTCGACGACGCCATCGTCGTGGTCGAGAACATTCAGCGCCGCCTTGACGGCGGCGAGCCGCCGCTGGTCGCGGCTGAGCGCGGGGCGCGCCAGGTCTTCTTCGCCGTGGTGGCGACGACCGTCGTCCTGCTGTCCGTGTTCGCGCCTCTTCTGTTCCTCCCGGGCTACGTCGGACGGCTGTTCGTCGAGCTGGCGGCGGCGATTGCGGCGGCCGTGGCCTTCTCGGCCTTCCTGGCGCTGAGTCTGTCGCCGATGCTGGCGTCAAAAATCCTGAAGCCGGCGCAGACCGGCGGCTGGGTCGCGCGACGCGTGGATGCAGGCATGGAAGCGCTGAAGCGGTCCTACGCCGCTTCGCTGGACGCCTTACTGGGCCGCCGGGTCGCTGTCGGCGGGGTGGCCGCTTTGATCGTCCTGGTGGCGGCGGGCGCGACCGGCATCTTCCTGCATCTGCCCAACGAACTGGTGCCGAACGAGGACCGCGGCCGCGTCACCGTGCGGATTGCAGGGCCGGAAGGCACGGGCTTTGACTATACGCGCGAGATCATGCTGGGGCTCGAGCCCCTGCTGGCCGAGTATCGCGAGAACGGCGAGGCGGCCAACTACATGATTTCCTCGCCAGGGTTCGGCGGCTCTGGCTTCAGTTCGGGCAGCGCCGTGCTGAACCTGGCTGACTGGTCCGAGCGCGACCGCTCGGCGGACGAGATCGCACAGGAGCTGAACGGCAAGCTGCGCAATCAGACCGGCGCACAGGTCAACGCCTCGACGCCCGGCGCCTTCCAGCGCGGCGGGGGCAACTCCAACTCGATCGACATGATCGTCACGGGGTCGGAGTATTCCGCCATCTATAACTGGCTGCAGCCCATTCTGGCGGCGGCGCAGGACAACCCCGGCTTCTCGCGTCCGCGCCTGAACTATGAGCCGAACGCGCCGCGCCTGCTGGTCGATGTCGATCCGCAGAAGGCGGCGGCGCTCGGCGTCTCGTCACAGCAGATCGGCCGCACGCTGGAGACCATGTTCGGTTCGCGCCGCGCCACCACCTACATCAAGGGCGGCCAGGAATATGACGTCATCCTGCAGACCGACCGCGACAGCCGCCGCGAGGTTTCGGACCTTGAGGCGCTCTATGTCTCGACCGGCACGGCGCAGCTGGTGCCGCTGTCGGCGGTGGTCACCACCAAGACCTCGGGCGACACGCCGGATCGTCGCCGTCTCGATCGCCAGCGCGCCATCACCCTGCAGGCCGACCTGAACCCCGGCACCACCATCGACGACGCCGTCCAGTTCCTGATGGCCGAGGCCGCCAAACAGCCGCAGGGCGTGACCAATATCCGCTGGGGCGGCGCCGCCCGCGACCAGCAGGAGGCGGGCAGCGCCGTGGGCTGGGCCTTCGCCCTGGCTCTGCTGCTGGTCTTCCTGGTCCTGGCGGCCCAGTTCGAGAGCTGGATCACCCCGGCGGTCATCATGCTGACGGTGCCGCTGGCGGCGGCGGGCGGGCTGTTCGGCCTGCTGATGGCGGGCTCCAGCCTGAACATCTACAGCCAGATCGGCCTGATCATCCTGATCGGCGTCGCGGCCAAGAACGGCATCCTGATCGTGGAGTTCGCCAACCAACTGCGCGACCAGGGCCGGAGCATCCGCGAGGCCATCATCGAGTCCTCCAGCTTGCGTCTGCGCCCGATCATCATGACCTCGATCGCCACCGCCTTCGGCGCCCTCCCGCTGGTGCTGTGGCAAGGCGCGGGGGCGGGCAGTCGTCAGACCATCGGCGTGGTGATCTTCACCGGCGCCATGTTCGCCACGGTGCTGACCCTGTTCGTGGTGCCGGTGATCTACGGCGTGCTGGCGCGCTTCACCAAGTCGCCGGAATACACCGCCCGCAAGATCGAGGAGTGGGAAGCGCAAGAGAAGCGCCAGGGCGTCCAGCCGGACATGAGCCCGGCGGAATAG
- a CDS encoding c-type cytochrome — MSRLSSFPWMRNIAAPAVALSAALTLAACGPNDAAPADSAPQAPKAPSPSEAEKLALLAALPAPYNEADLDNGRRAFARCRSCHTITPGGPNMTGPNLYGVFGSKAGAKEKYSYSHAMRTAAFTWDAETLDHWLQNPRTFLPGNKMSFAGLPDATDRRDVIAFLKVETGFKPQAE, encoded by the coding sequence ATGTCCCGTCTTTCGTCCTTCCCCTGGATGCGCAACATCGCGGCCCCAGCTGTCGCCCTGAGCGCCGCGCTGACGCTGGCCGCCTGCGGCCCGAACGACGCCGCGCCCGCCGACAGCGCGCCACAAGCGCCCAAGGCGCCGTCGCCCAGCGAAGCCGAAAAGCTGGCCCTGCTCGCCGCCCTGCCCGCGCCGTACAACGAGGCCGACCTGGACAACGGCCGCCGCGCCTTCGCGCGCTGCCGGTCGTGCCACACCATCACGCCGGGCGGGCCGAACATGACGGGGCCGAACCTCTATGGCGTGTTCGGCAGCAAGGCCGGCGCCAAGGAAAAATACAGCTATTCCCACGCCATGCGCACGGCGGCCTTCACCTGGGACGCCGAGACGTTGGACCACTGGCTGCAGAACCCCCGCACCTTCCTGCCCGGCAACAAGATGAGCTTCGCCGGCCTGCCCGACGCCACGGACCGCCGCGACGTCATCGCCTTCCTGAAGGTCGAGACGGGGTTCAAACCCCAGGCCGAGTGA
- a CDS encoding TetR/AcrR family transcriptional regulator, translated as MSETTNKLGHRIRTRGARTRRALLDALRALLNTKHLGEIRAADVAMAAGVSAPTFYTYFASVEEGLQLLCEEAGEDFQRLAAHIHADWSGDRAFEAARAYVLEVLNLWNDHGPVLRVEQMLADMGEPAFAESRIRRLRRLHLALERRIAQAHANGLHPQGLNPRLASYETANLVESVAAGFDLMRRADTPEAIIETTAHVVVKLTTGR; from the coding sequence ATGTCCGAGACGACCAATAAACTGGGTCACAGGATCCGAACGCGCGGCGCGCGCACCCGCCGCGCCCTGCTGGACGCCCTGCGCGCCCTGCTGAACACCAAACATCTGGGCGAGATTCGCGCCGCCGACGTGGCCATGGCGGCGGGCGTATCGGCGCCGACCTTCTACACCTACTTCGCCTCGGTCGAGGAAGGCCTGCAACTGCTGTGCGAAGAGGCGGGCGAGGACTTTCAGCGGCTGGCCGCCCACATCCACGCGGACTGGTCGGGCGACCGGGCGTTCGAGGCCGCGCGGGCGTATGTGCTGGAGGTGCTGAACCTCTGGAACGACCACGGGCCGGTGCTGCGCGTCGAACAGATGCTGGCCGACATGGGCGAGCCCGCCTTCGCCGAAAGCCGTATCCGGCGCCTGCGGCGCCTTCACCTGGCGCTGGAGCGCCGCATCGCCCAGGCCCACGCGAACGGCCTGCACCCCCAAGGCCTGAATCCCCGGCTGGCCTCCTATGAGACCGCGAACCTGGTGGAGTCCGTCGCCGCCGGTTTCGACCTGATGCGCCGCGCCGACACGCCCGAAGCCATCATCGAAACCACCGCCCATGTCGTTGTGAAGCTGACCACCGGGCGCTGA
- a CDS encoding DMT family protein, which produces MPTLPYLAPIVMLALSNVFMTFAWYGHLKFGAKPLWIVVLISWGIAFFEYWLAVPANRIGHQVYSAAELKTMQEVITLLVFAIFSVLYLGEKLTVNHLIGFALIAGGAFFIFKGPL; this is translated from the coding sequence ATGCCCACGCTGCCCTATCTCGCGCCCATCGTCATGCTGGCCCTGTCGAACGTCTTCATGACCTTCGCCTGGTACGGCCATCTTAAATTCGGGGCCAAGCCGCTGTGGATCGTGGTCCTGATCAGCTGGGGCATCGCCTTCTTCGAATACTGGCTGGCCGTGCCCGCCAACCGCATCGGCCATCAGGTCTATTCGGCGGCCGAGTTGAAGACCATGCAGGAGGTGATCACCCTGCTGGTCTTCGCGATCTTCTCGGTGCTCTATCTGGGCGAGAAGCTGACGGTCAATCACCTGATCGGCTTCGCCCTGATCGCCGGCGGGGCCTTCTTCATCTTCAAAGGGCCGCTGTAG
- a CDS encoding HIT family protein encodes MSLHGAYDPDNIFAKILRGDMPSVKVWEDDDVLAFMDVFPQSEGHVLIVSKTSTARNILEIEPEALAKLTAAVQRTARAVEKALKPEGLSLMQFNGDAGGQTVFHLHFHIVPRWSDRPMKGHGHAPMADAEELKILARKIAAALD; translated from the coding sequence ATGAGCCTTCACGGCGCCTACGACCCGGACAACATCTTCGCCAAGATCCTGCGCGGCGACATGCCCAGCGTGAAGGTGTGGGAGGACGACGACGTCCTGGCCTTCATGGACGTGTTCCCCCAGTCCGAGGGCCACGTCCTGATCGTGTCCAAGACCTCGACCGCCCGCAACATCCTGGAGATCGAACCCGAGGCGCTGGCCAAGCTGACGGCCGCCGTGCAGCGCACCGCCCGCGCGGTCGAGAAGGCGCTGAAGCCCGAAGGCCTCAGCCTGATGCAGTTCAACGGCGACGCAGGCGGCCAGACAGTGTTCCACCTGCATTTCCACATCGTGCCGCGCTGGTCCGACCGCCCGATGAAAGGCCATGGCCACGCCCCGATGGCCGACGCCGAAGAGCTGAAAATCCTGGCCCGGAAGATCGCCGCCGCGCTCGACTGA
- a CDS encoding phage holin family protein encodes MLGFIVQAVVTAIGLWASAKLVPGVEFTSTGSLVAAAIILGLVNAFVRPLMVILTLPLTIVTFGLFLLVVNAAMIGLTAMFLGGFVVDGLWAGIGAAIVTGVVSWIAGALFGGMADRA; translated from the coding sequence ATGCTGGGTTTCATCGTTCAGGCCGTGGTTACGGCGATCGGCCTGTGGGCTTCGGCCAAGCTGGTGCCGGGAGTAGAGTTCACCTCGACCGGCTCGCTGGTCGCGGCGGCGATCATTCTGGGCCTGGTCAACGCCTTCGTGCGGCCGTTGATGGTGATCCTGACTTTGCCGCTGACCATCGTCACCTTCGGCCTGTTTCTGCTGGTGGTGAACGCGGCCATGATCGGGCTGACGGCCATGTTCCTGGGCGGCTTTGTCGTCGACGGTCTGTGGGCGGGGATCGGGGCGGCCATCGTCACCGGCGTAGTCAGCTGGATCGCCGGCGCCCTGTTCGGCGGCATGGCTGATCGGGCCTGA
- a CDS encoding D-alanyl-D-alanine carboxypeptidase — MNALFRRRFLAALVLGGIVLTPTVGVAPPEAQSSDSRYAAIVVDAASGEVMFSRFADARRYPASITKVMTLYLAFEALESGKVKLDDNLTVSPRAASQPPSKLGLAAGQTISLDDAMRATAVRSANDMAVVIAEHIGGSEGRFTQMMTEKARELGMEHTRFTTANGLPDTRQATTARDLSILSRAVMRDYPQYYRYLGLHDWFYKGRDYRNTNGLLATGRGYDGIKTGFTNASGYNLAASSVRDGKRLITIVMGGRSTASRNAHVAELMDTGFEVQRRRSQGETIQLAQAFFEQRGYGISSEPAATVAYASLSDEDGEGVSGSTEVAYVSGPPPRSLPTEVTPPPSARRAENRPPENLTAALNGGSAATSAAPARATRNTPARAAAPAPTGRWTVQVGAFREEAVARDWLNNISRRFSGQFSNAQRDVQTANGWYRSRFTGMTQQAAEAACEALSERRVTCMVVRPS, encoded by the coding sequence ATGAACGCCCTCTTCCGCCGTCGCTTCCTGGCCGCCCTGGTCCTGGGGGGCATCGTCCTGACGCCGACGGTCGGCGTCGCTCCTCCGGAAGCCCAGTCCTCGGACAGCCGATACGCGGCCATTGTGGTGGACGCCGCCTCGGGCGAGGTGATGTTCTCACGCTTTGCCGATGCTCGCCGGTATCCGGCCTCCATCACCAAGGTCATGACCCTGTATCTGGCGTTCGAGGCGCTGGAGTCGGGCAAGGTCAAGCTGGACGACAACCTGACCGTCTCGCCTCGGGCGGCCTCTCAGCCGCCGTCCAAGCTGGGCCTGGCGGCCGGTCAGACGATCAGCCTGGACGACGCCATGCGCGCCACCGCCGTCCGCAGCGCCAACGACATGGCCGTGGTGATCGCCGAACACATTGGCGGCTCCGAGGGCCGCTTCACCCAGATGATGACGGAGAAGGCGCGCGAGCTGGGGATGGAGCACACCCGCTTCACCACCGCCAACGGCCTGCCCGACACGCGCCAGGCGACCACGGCGCGCGACCTGTCGATCCTCAGCCGCGCGGTGATGCGCGACTATCCGCAATACTATCGCTACCTCGGCCTGCACGACTGGTTCTACAAAGGCCGCGACTACCGCAACACCAATGGCCTGCTGGCCACCGGGCGCGGCTATGACGGCATCAAGACCGGCTTCACCAACGCCTCGGGCTATAATCTGGCGGCGTCTTCGGTGCGCGACGGCAAGCGGCTGATCACCATCGTCATGGGCGGGCGCTCGACGGCCAGCCGCAACGCTCACGTTGCTGAGCTGATGGATACCGGCTTCGAGGTCCAGCGTCGCCGCAGTCAGGGCGAGACCATCCAACTGGCTCAGGCCTTCTTCGAACAGCGCGGCTATGGGATCAGCAGCGAGCCTGCCGCCACGGTCGCCTACGCCTCCCTATCCGACGAGGACGGCGAAGGCGTCAGCGGCTCGACCGAAGTGGCCTACGTCTCCGGCCCGCCGCCGCGCAGCCTGCCGACCGAGGTGACGCCGCCGCCGTCGGCTCGCCGCGCCGAGAACCGCCCGCCTGAAAACCTCACCGCCGCGCTGAACGGCGGATCGGCTGCGACGTCGGCGGCCCCTGCCCGTGCGACCCGCAACACCCCCGCGCGCGCCGCCGCCCCGGCGCCGACGGGTCGCTGGACCGTCCAGGTCGGCGCCTTCCGCGAAGAAGCCGTGGCCCGCGACTGGCTGAACAACATCAGCCGCCGCTTCTCCGGCCAATTCTCGAACGCCCAGCGTGACGTGCAGACGGCCAACGGCTGGTATCGCTCGCGCTTCACCGGCATGACCCAGCAGGCGGCCGAGGCGGCGTGCGAAGCCCTATCGGAACGCCGGGTCACCTGCATGGTGGTGCGTCCCAGCTAA
- a CDS encoding phasin family protein, with protein sequence MADAAETVKKTVEQTTAKAKAQAESIQAAGAQAFREGVDKSVASLSELNAHGKKNLEAVVESAAAAQKGAEALSQQAVAYGKKTWEDGVAAAQSFSQARSMQELFELQTNWAKSAAEAYLAEFGKATETMTASVKDSFKPINERVSAAVEQFQGAR encoded by the coding sequence ATGGCTGACGCCGCTGAGACCGTGAAGAAGACCGTCGAACAAACGACCGCCAAGGCCAAGGCCCAGGCTGAATCCATCCAGGCCGCCGGCGCCCAGGCGTTCCGCGAAGGCGTGGACAAGTCCGTCGCCTCGCTGAGCGAGCTGAATGCGCACGGCAAGAAGAACCTGGAAGCCGTGGTCGAATCCGCCGCCGCCGCCCAGAAGGGCGCCGAGGCCCTGTCGCAACAGGCCGTGGCCTACGGCAAGAAGACCTGGGAAGACGGCGTCGCCGCCGCCCAGTCCTTCTCGCAGGCCCGTTCGATGCAGGAACTGTTTGAGCTGCAGACCAACTGGGCCAAGTCCGCCGCCGAGGCCTATCTGGCCGAGTTCGGCAAGGCGACCGAGACCATGACCGCCTCGGTCAAGGACAGCTTCAAGCCGATCAACGAGCGCGTTTCGGCCGCTGTCGAACAGTTCCAGGGCGCTCGCTAA
- the clpS gene encoding ATP-dependent Clp protease adapter ClpS encodes MPNRRPGEQGGGAGAAVVTETKPKLQRPSLYRVLILNDDYTPMEFVIYVLERFFQKSREDATRIMLHVHQHGVGVCGVFTYEVAETKVAQVVETARRHQHPLQCTMEKD; translated from the coding sequence ATGCCTAACAGACGGCCAGGTGAACAAGGCGGAGGCGCAGGCGCCGCCGTCGTCACCGAGACAAAGCCGAAACTTCAGCGCCCCTCGCTTTATCGGGTGCTGATCCTGAATGACGACTACACCCCCATGGAGTTCGTCATCTACGTGCTGGAGCGGTTCTTCCAGAAGAGCCGCGAGGACGCGACCCGCATCATGCTGCACGTGCACCAGCATGGCGTCGGGGTCTGCGGCGTCTTCACCTACGAAGTGGCCGAAACCAAGGTCGCCCAGGTGGTCGAGACGGCGCGGCGCCACCAGCACCCCCTGCAATGCACGATGGAAAAGGACTGA